From a region of the Mycobacteroides saopaulense genome:
- a CDS encoding beta-ketoacyl-[acyl-carrier-protein] synthase family protein, whose protein sequence is MNRRVVITGIGVRAPGGRGADDFWKLLAAGRTATRGISYFDASPYRSRIAAEADFDAEQEGLSHKEIRRMDRATQFAVVCAREAVADSGLDVDGLDPYRLGVSLGSAVAAATSLEQEYLVLSDSGRDWLSDPKALSPHMFDYMIPSVMPAEVAWTVGAQGPVTMVSNGCTSGLDSVGHAAALIREGSADVMLTGASDTPITPIVVACFDAIKATSTRNDTPETGSRPFDGSRNGFVLAEGAAMFVLEEFEHARARGAQIYAEVSGYATRCNAYHMTGLKIDGREMAEAITIALDEARLDPTKIDYVNAHGSGTRQNDRHETAAFKRSLGEHAYSTPVSSIKSMVGHSLGAIGSVEIAASLLALKNQVVPPTANLHEADPECDLDYVPVTARDHKMEHVLTVGSGFGGFQTAMVLSRPAEMLGASA, encoded by the coding sequence ATGAACCGACGAGTAGTCATCACCGGCATCGGTGTACGCGCACCCGGTGGTCGCGGCGCCGACGATTTCTGGAAACTGCTGGCCGCGGGACGGACTGCGACCCGTGGCATCTCCTACTTCGATGCGTCCCCCTACCGGTCTCGGATCGCCGCCGAGGCTGATTTCGACGCCGAGCAAGAAGGTCTGTCGCACAAGGAAATTCGACGCATGGATCGCGCCACCCAGTTCGCAGTGGTCTGCGCCCGCGAGGCGGTGGCCGACAGCGGGCTGGATGTCGATGGGCTCGACCCATACCGCCTCGGGGTCAGCCTTGGTAGCGCGGTTGCGGCGGCGACCAGCCTGGAGCAGGAGTATCTGGTGCTGTCGGATTCCGGGCGGGACTGGCTCTCTGATCCAAAGGCGTTGTCGCCACACATGTTTGACTACATGATCCCTAGCGTGATGCCCGCAGAGGTGGCCTGGACCGTAGGGGCTCAGGGCCCGGTGACCATGGTGTCCAACGGGTGCACCTCGGGACTGGACTCGGTGGGCCATGCGGCGGCGTTGATTCGCGAGGGCAGTGCCGACGTGATGCTCACCGGTGCCTCGGACACGCCCATCACACCCATCGTGGTGGCTTGCTTCGATGCCATCAAGGCCACCAGCACGCGTAACGACACCCCGGAGACGGGGTCGCGCCCCTTCGACGGTTCGCGCAACGGATTCGTGCTGGCCGAGGGTGCGGCCATGTTCGTGCTGGAGGAGTTCGAGCACGCACGGGCCCGCGGTGCACAGATATACGCCGAGGTGTCCGGGTATGCCACCCGCTGCAACGCCTATCACATGACCGGGCTGAAGATCGACGGGCGGGAAATGGCCGAGGCGATCACCATCGCCCTGGACGAGGCGCGGCTCGACCCGACAAAGATCGACTACGTCAATGCCCACGGATCGGGTACGCGGCAGAACGATCGTCACGAGACCGCGGCCTTCAAGCGCAGCTTGGGCGAGCACGCCTACAGCACACCGGTCAGTTCGATCAAGTCGATGGTGGGTCATTCCCTGGGAGCCATCGGGTCCGTGGAGATCGCGGCCTCGTTACTGGCCCTTAAGAACCAAGTTGTCCCACCGACCGCGAATCTGCATGAGGCGGACCCGGAATGCGATCTGGACTATGTGCCGGTGACGGCACGCGATCACAAGATGGAGCATGTGCTGACGGTGGGCAGCGGGTTCGGTGGCTTCCAGACCGCGATGGTGCTGAGCCGTCCGGCCGAGATGCTGGGAGCATCGGCATGA